In the genome of Coraliomargarita algicola, one region contains:
- a CDS encoding mechanosensitive ion channel family protein, translating to MFDFEQIYAAIPKYLPLIVTTTVVVVALRLIQWLWLGRKFDAFSDRKIIPQVLMLLFSLVGVVFVVLSLPVSDTLRAQILSLMGLVMTGVMALSSTTFVANAFAGSMLRLTRSFRVGDYIRIGTQGGRVTERGIFHTEIQTEDRDLTTFPNLFLVTNAVTVVRTSGTIVSATISLGYDLAHARVEELLIEAAKQVELEDPYVHVLELGDFSVTYKVCGFLSDIKVMLTTRSRLKKSILDTLHAANIEIVSPTFMNQRPQKEGVVFIPRACTQADSVSPVDLKTAEELAFDKADDAEAEALMNGEPIGEDDGDSVAGKSAK from the coding sequence ATGTTCGACTTTGAGCAAATCTACGCAGCCATCCCCAAATACCTTCCGCTGATTGTCACGACTACCGTTGTCGTTGTCGCACTTCGATTAATTCAATGGCTCTGGTTGGGGCGTAAGTTTGATGCTTTTTCGGACCGTAAGATTATCCCGCAAGTTTTGATGCTTTTGTTTAGTCTGGTGGGGGTCGTGTTTGTCGTCTTATCGCTACCGGTGAGTGATACCTTACGAGCTCAAATACTTAGTTTAATGGGGCTTGTGATGACGGGGGTCATGGCTCTGTCGTCGACGACTTTTGTCGCAAATGCTTTTGCTGGTTCCATGCTGCGCCTCACCCGTAGTTTTCGTGTCGGTGATTATATTAGAATTGGAACGCAAGGGGGGCGAGTGACTGAGCGTGGCATCTTTCATACCGAGATTCAGACGGAAGATCGCGACCTGACGACGTTTCCCAATTTATTTTTAGTGACCAATGCAGTTACCGTGGTGCGCACCTCTGGTACCATAGTATCGGCAACGATTTCATTGGGCTATGACCTGGCGCATGCTCGAGTCGAAGAACTCTTGATTGAGGCTGCTAAGCAGGTTGAGTTGGAAGACCCTTATGTGCATGTGTTGGAACTCGGTGACTTCTCGGTAACTTACAAAGTGTGTGGTTTTCTTTCGGATATTAAGGTGATGTTGACCACACGTTCCCGTTTAAAGAAATCGATCTTAGATACCTTGCACGCTGCTAATATTGAGATCGTTTCGCCCACCTTTATGAATCAGCGTCCACAAAAAGAGGGCGTGGTGTTTATTCCCAGAGCTTGCACGCAGGCCGATTCGGTTTCGCCGGTCGACTTGAAGACTGCTGAAGAGCTCGCCTTTGATAAGGCCGATGATGCTGAGGCAGAAGCATTGATGAATGGTGAACCCATCGGCGAAGACGACGGTGATTCAGTTGCTGGCAAAAGCGCGAAGTAG
- a CDS encoding MFS transporter: MCPSSRKISRFWQPDFPLQPRRWPFFYGWMIVVFATLGVSASMPGQTVGVSVFTARLAEALGLSAMQLSVAYMLGTLLSAFGLSAGGRFFDRCGARRSLVYSVLALGVVLLGLSFMELFSRWLSYLPLMDARPWLAPGLVLVVGFALLRFTGQGMVTMSSRAMLGKWFNRRRGVVTAWSGAVVSFAFSGAPMGFEYLIRQLGWQGAWQLMGLVMICVLALLFWIFARDNPEECGLEMDGDYVGKVQRENLDSVIYRDYTLAEARRTFSFWAFTAMFGLNGLVVTAYAFHIIAVGEELGVSTDYILRLFMPAAIVAVVSGFAVAWLTDQPFVRIKYLLCVMAVSAMLGFCALAMGDYPSISWLHILGQGVAGGCFGGLSSIVYPRFFGRQHLGAISGLFMTVIVMSSAVGPFLFSLVELYLGAYRAGFAFAAIAAGVIAVAALAADNPQRRSRTDAL, translated from the coding sequence ATGTGTCCTTCTTCTCGCAAGATTTCTAGGTTTTGGCAGCCGGATTTTCCGCTACAACCACGTCGTTGGCCATTCTTTTATGGCTGGATGATCGTAGTATTTGCCACGCTCGGAGTCTCGGCGAGTATGCCGGGGCAGACGGTGGGGGTGAGTGTGTTTACTGCACGTTTAGCAGAGGCCTTAGGATTGAGTGCGATGCAGTTGAGTGTGGCGTATATGCTGGGCACTTTGTTGAGCGCATTTGGGCTCAGTGCGGGTGGCCGCTTTTTCGACCGTTGCGGTGCACGGCGCTCGCTGGTGTATTCTGTGCTGGCTTTGGGCGTGGTGTTGCTGGGCTTGAGTTTTATGGAGCTGTTTTCGCGCTGGTTGAGCTATTTGCCTTTGATGGATGCACGACCTTGGCTGGCACCAGGCCTGGTGCTGGTGGTCGGCTTTGCGCTGTTGCGCTTCACGGGACAAGGAATGGTGACCATGTCTTCACGCGCGATGCTGGGGAAGTGGTTTAATCGGCGGCGTGGGGTCGTGACTGCCTGGAGCGGGGCTGTCGTTTCCTTTGCATTCTCGGGTGCGCCCATGGGCTTCGAATATTTGATTCGGCAACTTGGCTGGCAGGGTGCTTGGCAACTGATGGGCTTAGTTATGATTTGTGTGTTGGCGCTGCTGTTCTGGATTTTTGCCCGGGATAATCCAGAGGAGTGTGGACTTGAAATGGATGGCGATTATGTCGGTAAAGTGCAGCGAGAGAATCTAGATTCTGTCATCTACCGCGATTATACGCTAGCGGAAGCGCGGCGCACCTTTTCCTTTTGGGCGTTCACTGCAATGTTTGGGTTGAACGGCTTAGTGGTCACGGCCTATGCCTTTCATATCATAGCGGTGGGAGAGGAGCTGGGGGTGTCGACCGATTATATCCTAAGGCTGTTTATGCCAGCTGCGATCGTCGCCGTGGTTTCGGGCTTTGCTGTCGCATGGCTCACGGATCAGCCTTTTGTGCGGATCAAGTATCTGCTGTGCGTCATGGCGGTGTCGGCTATGCTTGGTTTTTGTGCGCTGGCAATGGGAGATTATCCGTCGATTAGTTGGCTGCACATCCTGGGGCAAGGTGTTGCGGGCGGGTGTTTTGGGGGCTTGTCTTCGATCGTGTATCCGCGCTTTTTTGGGCGGCAACATTTAGGCGCGATCTCTGGGCTGTTTATGACGGTGATTGTGATGTCAAGTGCGGTGGGGCCGTTTCTGTTTAGCTTGGTGGAGCTGTATCTTGGCGCCTATCGAGCGGGCTTTGCCTTTGCGGCAATCGCGGCGGGCGTGATTGCGGTGGCTGCTTTAGCTGCGGACAATCCACAGCGCCGAAGCAGAACCGACGCGCTTTAG